A genome region from Glutamicibacter arilaitensis Re117 includes the following:
- a CDS encoding DUF3817 domain-containing protein gives MTPSSLYRTVARAEAVTWTMLIIALILKYGVKIGDWPVSIAGFIHGFVFLTYATMAVLIGMNQRWRKGLIVGAAATAVVPFLTIPFDKWLERNGKLEGPWRTAATDHPDDRKWTDATMRWLVARPLLTTVLLFIVIVAIFATMLVVGPPGGEH, from the coding sequence CCCAGCTCTCTCTACCGTACTGTCGCTCGCGCCGAAGCAGTCACGTGGACGATGCTCATCATCGCGCTAATTCTCAAATATGGTGTCAAGATCGGTGACTGGCCAGTGTCCATCGCCGGCTTCATCCACGGCTTCGTATTCCTGACCTACGCAACGATGGCCGTTCTGATCGGCATGAACCAGCGTTGGCGCAAGGGATTGATCGTCGGCGCTGCAGCAACAGCTGTTGTACCGTTCCTGACGATTCCTTTCGATAAATGGCTCGAGCGCAACGGGAAGCTTGAGGGGCCTTGGCGTACCGCGGCCACCGATCACCCTGATGATCGCAAGTGGACGGACGCCACTATGCGTTGGCTCGTTGCCCGTCCTTTGCTCACTACCGTGCTGCTCTTCATCGTGATCGTCGCGATCTTCGCAACCATGCTGGTCGTTGGTCCTCCTGGCGGAGAACACTAG